One region of Trichoderma breve strain T069 chromosome 7 map unlocalized scaffold00007, whole genome shotgun sequence genomic DNA includes:
- a CDS encoding ribosomal l28e protein family domain-containing protein, with protein sequence MAAATLPNISSDLIWEVVRSNNSYLHKTGAASNGGVQFSRDPLNLTNVHSRKYAGFVNEKAVGIAPGEKGGVVVTSKKTAAAHQPSKSAAQTSIGGGKSTRKTYKAVAAQVAKSGYRADLRAAAIERASAIRRSQLPVKADPEPKLRGKKAKAAAAGES encoded by the exons ATGGCCGCTGCTACTCTGCCCAACATTTCCTCGGACCTGATCTGGGAGGTCGTCC GAAGCAACAACAGCTACCTCCACAAGACTGGTGCTGCCTCAAACGGCGGTGTTCAGTTCTCCCGCGACCCCCTTAACCTGACCAACGTCCACAGCCGCAAG TACGCTGGTTTCGTCAACGAGAAG GCTGTCGGCATTGCCCCTGGCGAGAAGGGCGGCGTTGTTGTCACCAGCAAgaagactgctgctgctcaccAGCCCAGCAAGTCTGCTGCCCAGACCTCCATCGGTGGCGGCAAGTCCACCCGCAA GACCTACAAGGCCGTTGCCGCCCAGGTTGCCAAGTCCGGCTACCGCGCTGACCTCcgtgccgccgccatcgagCGTGCCTCTGCCATCCGCCGATCCCAGCTCCCCGTCAAGGCCGACCCCGAGCCCAAGCTGCGAggcaagaaggccaaggctgctgccgctggcgAGTCCTAA
- a CDS encoding fatty acid hydroxylase superfamily domain-containing protein, which yields MDVVLELTDTFIADHAYAWLFPLQPAPYDFPKATAANASAAYSSWTYKPATKYFQVQPYPAAYLSSLPRDNVWRQFVTLYLITWIFGLIVYFIFATLSYVFIFDKRTMNHPKYIKNQIWLEIVQTNKSMPFMSLLTAPLFLLEVRGFGKLYDITSEGPGMWYNILQFPLFLVFTDFWIYWIHRYLHHPWVYKYLHKPHHKWIMPTPFASHAFHPVDGFMQSIPYHVFPFIFPLQKMAYVFLFVFVNFWTIMIHDGEYLTNNPVVNGAACHSLHHSRFEVNYGQFFTAFDRMGGTYKMPEAWMFEKEVKMSEKKWKDEAKEVDATVKEVEGSDDRTYVPDLATKKNK from the exons ATGGATGTCGTGCTCGAGCTCACCGACACCTTCATCGCCGACCACGCCTACGCCTGGCTGTTCCCTCTACAGCCTGCGCCGTACGACTTCCCCAAGGCCACGGCGGCCAATGCTTCGGCGGCCTATTCATCATGGACTTACAAGCCCGCGACCAAGTACTTCCAGGTCCAGCCTTATCCCGCTGCGTACCTGAGCTCTCTTCCCCGAGATAACGTCTGGCGCCAGTTCGTCACGCTTTACCTCATTACATG GATCTTTGGTCTTATTGTCtacttcatcttcgccacCCTGTCCTacgtcttcatctttgacAAGCGCACCATGAACCACCCCAAGTACATCAAGAACCAGATCTGGCTCGAGATCGTCCAGACCAACAAGTCGATGCCCTTCATGTCTCTCCTCACCGCGCCGCTCTTCCTGCTCGAGGTCCGCGGGTTCGGCAAGCTCTACGACATCACCTCCGAGGGACCTGGCATGTGGTACAACATCCTCCAgttccccctcttcctcgtcttcaccGATTTCTGGATCTACTGGATTCACCGATACCTGCACCACCCTTGGGTCTACAAGTACCTGCACAAGCCTCACCACAAGTGGATCATGCCTACGCCCTTTGCCAGCCATGCCTTCCACCCCGTCGACGGCTTCATGCAATCCATCCCTTACCACGTCTTCCCCTTCATCTTCCCGCTGCAGAAGATGGCCTACGTCttcctctttgtctttgtcaaCTTCTGGACCATTATGATCCACGATGGCGAGTACCTCACCAACAACCCAGTTGTCAACGGTGCTGCTTGCCACTCGCTGCACCACTCTCGATTCGAGGTCAACTACGGCCAGTTCTTCACTGCCTTTGACCGCATGGGCGGAACCTACAAGATGCCCGAGGCCTGGATGTTCGAGAAGGAGGTCAAGATGTCCGAGAAGAAGTGGAAGGACGAGGCAAAGGAGGTCGACGCCACTGTCAAGGAGGTCGAGGGTTCCGACGACCGGACCTACGTCCCTGACCTGGcgaccaagaagaacaaataA
- a CDS encoding WD domain, g-beta repeat domain-containing protein codes for MSMYSHRGMGAVPPGNARLNELLEQIRAEFDSQQRQSENFEHQISAQVSEMQLVREKVYAMEQTHMTLKQKYEEEINMLRHQLEVARKGAPQSGLQGPPQHAGPSQQPPSIAPGNGLFSGIMAGSNPGGLAPPQPQAPPQEHAQQQQQQQQQQQQPQQQPPYQAYPPNTMPQPPPSTASPGPGRRAMARPPGAVGPATPQINTPVPYPGNAQSPQVSHPTPDHARMNPRAPPPPISNALGDLEVDAVAPHNKKTGNDWYAIFNPQVQRVLDVDLVHSLTHESVVCCVRFSHDGKYVATGCNKSAQIFDVQTGEKVCVLEDHSATDMAADLYIRSVCFSPDGRYLATGAEDKLIRVWDIATRTIRNHFSGHEQDIYSLDFARDGRTIASGSGDRTVRLWDIEQGTNTLTLTIEDGVTTVAISPDTQFVAAGSLDKSVRVWDIMTGFLVERLEGPDGHKDSVYSVAFSPNGKDLVSGSLDRTIKMWELSSPRGPPSAGTKGGKCVKTFEGHRDFVLSVALTPDANWVLSGSKDRGVQFWDPRTGTTQLMLQGHKNSVISVAPSPQGGYFATGSGDMKARIWSYRPY; via the exons ATGTCCATGTATTCCCATCGCGGCATGGGCGCTGTGCCCCCAGGCAACGCTCGCCTCaacgagctgctggagcaaATTAGGGCCGAATTCGATAGCCAGCAGCGTCAAAGTGAAAACTTTGAGCATCAGA TCTCGGCGCAGGTCAGCGAAATGCAGCTGGTGCGAGAAAAGGTCTATGCCATGGAGCAAACCCACATGACGCTCAAGCAAAA GTATGAGGAAGAAATCAACATGCTGCGACATCAGCTCGAGGTTGCTCGCAAGGGAGCTCCGCAGTCCGGCCTCCAGGGACCTCCTCAGCACGCCGGCCCGTCTCAGCAGCCTCCCTCGATAGCGCCCGGGAATGGCCTCTTTAGTGGCATCATGGCCGGCAGCAACCCCGGAGGCCTTGCgccgcctcagcctcaggcTCCTCCTCAGGAGCA cgcacagcagcagcagcaacagcagcaacagcaacagcagcctcagcagcagccgccgtaCCAGGCTTATCCCCCCAACACCATGCCTCAGCCTCCGCCAAGCACGGCTTCGCCTGGTCCCGGCCGGCGAGCCATGGCCCGTCCTCCGGGTGCCGTCGGGCCTGCTACCCCCCAGATCAACACCCCCGTGCCGTATCCCGGCAATGCTCAGTCCCCGCAAGTGAGCCACCCGACCCCCGACCACGCTCGCATGAACCCTCGagcccctccccctcccatTAGCAATGCTCTGGGCGATCTCGAGGTCGATGCCGTTGCTCCCCacaacaagaagacgggcAACGACTGGTATGCCATTTTCAACCCGCAGGTTCAGCGCGTCCTGGACGTTGACCTCGTCCACTCCCTGACCCACGAGAGTGTCGTGTGCTGCGTCCGCTTCAGCCACGACGGCAAGTACGTCGCCACCGGATGCAACAAGTCGGCCCAGATTTTCGATGTCCAGACTGGCGAAAAGGTTTGCGTCTTGGAGGACCACAGCGCCACCGACATGGCTGCCGATCTTTACATTCGAAGCGTCTGCTTCAGCCCCGATGGCCGATACCTGGCCACCGGTGCCGAGGATAAGTTGATTCGG GTGTGGGATATTGCTACCCGAACCATTCGTAACCACTTCTCGGGCCACGAGCAAGATATCTACTCGCTCGACTTTGCCCGCGACGGTCGTACTATTGCGTCGGGTAGTGGCGACAGAACCGTGCGTCTGTGGGATATTGAGCAGGGCACTAACACCCTCACCCTTACGATTGAGGATGGTGTAACCACCGTTGCCATTTCCCCCGATACGCAATTCGTTGCCGCCGGCTCCTTGGATAAGAGCGTGCGCGTTTGGGACATTATGACTGGCTTTTTGGTCGAGCGATTGGAAGGACCCGATGGGCACAAGGACTCCGTCTATTCAGTGGCCTTTTCGCCCAACGGCAAAGACCTGGTCAGCGGCAGTCTGGACCGGACGATCAAGATGTGGGAGCTCAGCTCCCCTCGTGGCCCTCCCAGCGCTGGCACTAAGGGCGGCAAGTGCGTCAAGACGTTTGAGGGTCACCGAGACTTTGTCCTGTCTGTTGCGCTGACCCCGGACGCCAACTGGGTCTTGTCCGGCTCCAAGGACCGCGGCGTCCAGTTCTGGGATCCCCGAACGGGAACGACCCAGCTCATGCTTCAGGGACACAAGAACTCGGTCATTTCCGTTGCCCCGAGCCCGCAAGGAGGCTACTTTGCAACCGGCTCAGGCGACATGAAGGCTCGCATCTGGTCCTACCGCCCTTACTAG
- a CDS encoding transmembrane amino acid transporter protein domain-containing protein: MAPPSRNPTTWDEYDGLASPSGSVSSNPFAEERPLLDDDDADDGGAHPAARHIERRRSSVTDRLAAMADVGGVNSFRSFARSWQRAAAFPEVLPRRPSFVFAADQQMDGEEIEYTTSHDDRDDGGFGRRSEASPRVGSPFAGAGSSNNIVDSQGREREGKQNVDVEMASGALPATFSSHSSIFGSYGTIGGPSLIRHRPSVIRIAPGQTEEEAAQEEDAAYGEEQPILVKEVKQGNKVVLTIDGQSTLPQSIFNSINAIIGVGLLSLPLAFKMSGWVLGLIILTVTAAVTGHTANLLAKCMDYDASLITYSDLAYVSFGTRARIIVSALFTIELIAACVALIILFSDSLALLLPGLASVEVWKCICAAITLILNALPLRWLSYTSIIGIFSTFCIVCVVIADGLIKPDAPGSLWEPAATHLFPTNWLALPLAYGLMLSPWGAHSVFPSIYRDMRHPHKWGKGVAVTFSFSYVLDTCLAIVGMLMFGDGIGEAITNNIIRSSSFPKGLTIFMCICVTIIPLTKLPLNARPLITTADVLCGLHHHHHHHHHSSSGTDDWKPAFIRSCQRTLVRVVVVLILLGISILFPAFDSVCAFLGAALCSLISIILPISFYLKLYAKDVEARERLVLYCLLVVFGVFGLIGTVFTFLPKELIGA; encoded by the exons ATGGCGCCGCCCTCGAGAAATCCCACCACATGGGACGAGTACGACGGCCTGGCATCGCCTTCGGGCAGCGTTTCGTCAAACCCTTTCGCAGAGGAACGACCGTTgctcgacgatgacgacgctgACGATGGTGGCGCGCATCCCGCTGCTCGACACATTGAGCGCAGACG GTCTTCCGTCACAGACCGTCTTGCCGCCATGGCAGATGTTGGCGGCGTCAACAGCTTCAGGTCCTTTGCCCGCAGTTGGCAGCGCGCCGCCGCGTTCCCAGAGGTTCTTCCTCGGCGCCCGAGCTTTGTCTTTGCGGCCGATCAGCAGATGGACGGCGAGGAGATCGAGTACACGACAAGTCACGATGACCGCGACGACGGTGGGTTTGGGCGGCGCTCGGAGGCGTCGCCGCGGGTGGGGAGTCCctttgctggtgctggctcGAGCAACAATATCGTAGATTCTCAGGGGAGAGAGCGCGAGGGCAAGCAGAATGTCGACGTGGAAATGGCGAGCGGTGCGCTGCCGGCGACGTTTTCTAGCCATTCGAGCATATTTGGATC TTATGGTACAATTGGTGGCCCGTCGCTTATTCGACATCGACCGTCTGTTATTCGAATAGCGCCAGGCCAGACGGAGGAGGAAGCGGCCCAAGAAGAGGATGCTGCCTATGGCGAGGAGCAGCCTATCTTGGTCAAGGAGGTTAAGCAAGGAAACAAGGTTGTTCTGACTATCGACGGCCAGAGCACCTTGCCCCAATCCATCTTCAATTCCATAAACGCCATCATTGGCGTTGGACTGCTGAGTTTACCACTGGCCTTTAAGATGAGCGGCTGGGTCCTCGGCCTTATCATTCTCACGGTGACTGCGGCTGTCACAGGGCACACGGCCAATCTGCTGGCCAAGTGCATGGATTACGATGCCAGCCTCATTACCTACTCTGACCTGGCATACGTTTCGTTTGGTACCAGAGCTCGTATCATTGTATCAGCCTTGTTTACCATTGAGCTCATTGCGGCTTGTgttgctctcatcatcttgttCTCCGACTCGcttgctctgctgcttccCGGCCTGGCAAGTGTAGAAGTGTGGAAGTGCATCTGCGCCGCCATCACCCTCATTCTCAACGCTCTGCCTCTGCGCTGGTTGAGCTATACTAGCATCATTGGCATCTTTTCTACCTTTTGCA TCGTGTGCGTTGTCATTGCTGATGGCCTCATCAAGCCGGATGCCCCTGGCTCCTTGTGGGAACCTGCTGCTACTCACCTTTTCCCTACGAACTGGTTGGCACTGCCTCTGGCATATGGCCTCATGCTCAGCCCATGGGGGGCTCACTCTGTATTTCCCTCG ATTTATCGAGACATGCGCCACCCTCACAAATGGGGCAAAGGCGTTGCCGTCACTTTTTCGTTTTCC TACGTTCTAGACACCTGCCTCGCCATCGTCGGCATGCTCATGTTCGGCGACGGCATCggcgaggccatcaccaacaacatcatcaggAGCTCCAGTTTCCCAAAAGgcctcaccatcttcatgtGCATCTGCGTCACCATCATCCCCCTGACCAAACTCCCTCTCAACGCTCGCcccctcatcaccaccgccgacgTCCTCTGCGGgcttcaccaccaccatcaccatcatcatcattcctCCAGTGGTACCGACGACTGGAAACCCGCCTTTATAAGATCCTGTCAAAGGACCCTGGTGCGTGTTGTAgtcgtcctcatcttgcTCGGCATATCCATCCTCTTTCCGGCGTTTGATTCCGTCTGCGCATTCCTTGGTGCGGCGCTGTGCTCGCTCATCTCCATTATCCTGCCCATCTCGTTTTACCTCAAGCTCTATGCAAAGGACGTTGAGGCGAGGGAACGTCTTGTGCTGTATTGCTTGCTGGTGGTCTTTGGTGTGTTTGGCCTTATTGGCACCGTGTTTACGTTTTTGCCAAAGGAGCTCATTGGCGCTTAA
- a CDS encoding protein kinase domain-containing protein has protein sequence MECLRNKFTGGLLLDGGRYQTISPLNHGSFGMVFMAQDTVANQVVAIKCLTKKSAPCDIGLELAVDDQSEEYALHNGLGSHPNIVNLLDTFETDAHVFLVMEFCSQGDLYEAIRNGHGPLETEHVRQFMLELVDAVAFIHSKGVYHRDIKPENIFLTQDGAMKLGDFGLATTDKWSYETTVGSDRYMAPEQFDSAGAGYSPAEADIWAIGICLLNILFSRNPFTTPTESDPLFLDFSRDKQSLFDVFPSMSQDTYEVIVQCMNMDPRKRSLEGARDALLRVVSFTTEDESLDDFCGAENPTIASAHREPLRTPSIQTPHVDGGAFPWTKALNETPAHRRQLSAIPDDESYSEDLFSKSGETNDWCSAYVQTPSSSILDTRIIESRMRAFNITRPPPLPKAKVSPAAGSLPIAMGKPFPSMATVFGMQKDTVSKSWSDMWDEDEEEEQQAQQRVNALQELNSRTWSHESTNEHSVPKSEPVPAAHDIKGDVDDDLVADGFFFHEAAPPTKHQAFTITPRYSPPSKRGNIDKWAALGERRRGQNISMEPEKSPGWKQRRHFGFGYSNNNNNHNKYYEAGVWDHFSTSHNNNTLHNNYGKGWSKDRLKENSWTKAKDWNWRKDRRTDLGDVEWVGGW, from the coding sequence ATGGAATGCTTGAGGAACAAGTTCACTGGtggcctcctccttgatggAGGTCGCTACCAGACCATCTCACCACTCAACCATGGCTCTTTTGGCATGGTCTTCATGGCTCAGGATACCGTGGCCAACCAGGTTGTCGCCATCAAGTGCCTGACCAAGAAGTCCGCCCCTTGCGACATCGGTCTCGAACTCGCCGTTGACGACCAATCTGAGGAGTATGCTTTGCATAACGGCCTCGGATCGCACCCCAACATCGTCAACCTGCTCGACACGTTTGAGACTGATGCGCacgtcttcttggtcatgGAGTTTTGCTCTCAGGGCGACCTCTATGAGGCCATCCGCAACGGTCATGGACCCCTCGAGACCGAGCATGTTCGTCAATTTATGCTCGAGCTGGTTGACGCAGTCGCGTTTATCCACTCTAAGGGAGTCTATCACCGCGACATCAAGCCTGAGAACATCTTCCTCACTCAAGATGGTGCCATGAAGCTTGGTGACTTTGGCCTTGCGACTACCGACAAGTGGTCTTATGAGACTACTGTTGGCAGTGACAGGTACATGGCCCCTGAGCAGTTCGACTCCGCCGGTGCTGGATACTCGCCCGCCGAGGCCGACATCTGGGCCATTGGCATCTGCCTCCTCAAcattctcttctcccgcaACCCCTTCACCACCCCCACTGAGTCTGACCCTCTGTTCCTTGACTTTTCTCGTGACAAGCAGAGCCTCTTTGATGTCTTTCCTAGCATGTCCCAGGACACCTACGAGGTCATCGTGCAGTGCATGAACATGGATCCCAGGAAGCGGTCCCTTGAGGGTGCCCGGGATGCCCTCCTTCGCGTTGTGAGCTTTACGACGGAGGACGAGAGCCTTGACGACTTTTGCGGTGCTGAGAACCCTACTATTGCATCCGCCCATCGTGAGCCTCTTCGTACTCCGTCGATTCAGACCCCACACGTTGATGGAGGCGCTTTCCCGTGGACCAAGGCGCTTAATGAGACTCCTGCTCATCGTCGCCAGCTCAGCGCCATCCCGGATGACGAGAGCTACAGCGAAGACCTCTTCTCCAAGTCGGGTGAGACGAACGACTGGTGCTCCGCCTATGTGCAGACCCCGTCGTCTTCCATCCTGGACACGCGCATCATTGAGTCTCGCATGAGAGCCTTCAACATCACTCGCCCTCCTCCCCTGCCCAAGGCCAAGgtttctccagctgctggatcTCTGCCCATTGCCATGGGCAAGCCGTTCCCTTCCATGGCCACCGTCTTTGGCATGCAAAAGGACACGGTTTCCAAGAGCTGGAGCGACATGTgggatgaggacgaggaagaggagcagcaggcgcAACAGCGGGTCAACGCTCTCCAGGAGCTCAACTCGCGCACCTGGAGCCACGAGAGCACCAACGAACACTCGGTGCCAAAGTCTGAGCCCGTTCCCGCGGCTCACGACATCAAGGGGGATGTGGACGATGATTTGGTTGCAgatggtttcttttttcacgAGGCCGCGCCGCCCACCAAGCACCAGGCCTTTACTATCACGCCGCGCTACTCGCCTCCATCTAAGCGCGGCAACATTGACAAGTGGGCGGCGCTTGGTGAGCGTCGTAGGGGCCAGAATATCAGCATGGAGCCGGAGAAAAGCCCCGGTTGGAAGCAGCGTCGTCATTTCGGGTTTGGAtacagcaacaacaataacaatCACAACAAATATTATGAAGCGGGCGTTTGGGATCATTTTTCTACTTCTCACAATAACAATACTTTACACAACAATTATGGAAAGGGCTGGAGCAAGGATCGCCTCAAGGAAAATTCTTGGACTAAGGCCAAAGATTGGAACTGGCGCAAGGATAGGCGCACCGATCTGGGAGATGTTGAGTGGGTTGGTGGTTGGTAA
- a CDS encoding 25S rRNA (adenine(2142)-N(1))-methyltransferase, bmt2 domain-containing protein gives MVVKKKKALTRLTQGRPPLATPSRSMTRKASRTLINKHHQLEKTRKRAIRSGDKATEAKVTAELESLGGLDHYQKASLQGQSIDRGGDTSKVLMDWLPLDELKKQTQTLQMLEVGALSTRNACSTSKIFNVEHIDLNSQEPGIQQQDFMERPLPENGKGPFDIISLSLVLNFVPDALGRGAMLLRTLSFLRADTDTTITTEPLFPCLFVVLPRSCVDNSRYFTDDKFDELMAALCYTRVRSKKTQKLAYSLWRRVAGVVKDGLTFPKQEVNPGKTRNNFVMTLKGQKT, from the coding sequence ATGGtcgtcaagaagaaaaaggcgtTGACTCGTCTCACCCAAGGCCGGCCACCGCTTGCTACACCATCGCGTTCTATGACTCGAAAGGCAAGCAGGACACTGATCAACAAGCACCATCAGCTGGAAAAGACTAGAAAAAGGGCCATCAGAAGTGGAGATAAGGCAACAGAAGCCAAGGTCACAGCTGAGCTCGAGAGTCTGGGAGGGTTGGATCACTATCAAAAGGCCAGCCTACAGGGACAAAGCATCGACAGAGGGGGAGATACATCAAAGGTTCTCATGGACTGGCTCCCGCTGGATgagctcaagaagcaaaCTCAAACTCTGCAGATGCTCGAAGTCGGGGCGTTGAGCACCCGAAACGCTTGTTCAACTAGCAAAATCTTCAACGTTGAGCACATTGACTTGAACAGCCAGGAACCGGGCATTCAGCAGCAGGACTTTATGGAGAGGCCGTTGCCTGAAAATGGCAAGGGCCCATTCGATATCATCTCGCTGAGCTTGGTTCTCAACTTCGTGCCCGATGCTCTCGGCCGTGGCGCCATGCTTCTACGAACGCTGTCGTTTCTCCGGGCCGATACCGACACCACGATTACTACCGAACCTCTCTTTCCCTgtctcttcgtcgtcctACCGAGGAGCTGTGTCGACAATTCGCGGTACTTTACGGATGACAAGtttgatgagctgatggCTGCGCTTTGTTACACGAGAGTGAGGAGCAAAAAGACACAGAAACTGGCCTACAGCTTATGGAGAAGAGTCGCGGGAGTGGTAAAGGACGGCCTGACGTTTCCGAAGCAAGAAGTCAACCCAGGAAAGACCAGAAACAACTTCGTCATGACGCTCAAAGGGCAAAAGACCTGA
- a CDS encoding ribosomal protein l23 domain-containing protein: MAPANKKAAAKGSKQANAAAKAALKGTHSSKNRKVRLTTSFHRPKTLVLSRAPRYPRKAINHVPRLDEHKIIIHPLNTESAMKKMEENNTLVFIVDVKANKAQIKLALKKLYDIDTVKINTLIRPDGSKKAYARLTPDVDALDIAANKLSLV, encoded by the exons ATGGCCCCCGCTAACAAGAAAG CTGCCGCCAAGGGCTCCAAGCAGGCCAacgccgctgccaaggccgccCTCAAGGGT ACTCACTCCTCCAAGAACCGCAAGGTCCGCCTGACCACCTCTTTCCACCGCCCCAAGACTCTGGTCCTGTCCCGCGCTCCTCGCTACCCCCGCAAGGCCATCAACCACGTCCCCCGTCTTGATGAGCACAAGATCATCATCCACCCTCTCAACACTGAGAGcgccatgaagaagatggaggagaacAACACCCTGGTCTTCATCGTCGATGTCAAGGCCAACAAGGCCCAGATCAAGCTGgccctcaagaagctctACGACATTGACACCGTCAAGATCAACACCCTGATCCG CCCTGACGGCTCCAAGAAGGCCTACGCCCGCCTGACCCCCGATGTCGATGCCCTCGACATTGCCGCCAACAAGCTGTCCCTGGTTTAA
- a CDS encoding tim10/DDP family zinc finger domain-containing protein, with product MNAAQTGIENLDLEKLNDKDKTELRQFLANEQQRSQIQAQTHNLTQICWKKCVTGNIKGAKLEKGEEGCLANCVDRFLDINFLTMKHLNNMRS from the exons ATGAACGCCGCACAGACTGGAATCGAGAACCTCGatctcgagaagctcaacgatAAAGATAAGACGGAGCTGCGCCAGTTCCTTGCGAATGAGCAGCAGCGATCGCAGATTCAAGCCC AGACGCACAACTTGACGCAGATTTGCTGGAAAAAGTGCGTGACTGGCAACATCAAGGGCgcgaagctggagaagggcgAGGAAGGGTGCTTGGCGAACTGCGTGGATCGGTTTTTGGATATTAATTTCTTGACGATGAAGCATTTAAATAACATGCGGTCATAA